The nucleotide sequence GAGCATTGTCGCCGTAGCGCCCAAAGGCCACGAAGTTGATCAGGACGGCGTTCAGCATGACCTCGATGGCGATGAGGATGGCGATCAGGTTGCGCCGGGTGAGGACGCCGTAGAGGCCGACAGCGAAGAGCAGCGCGCTCAAGGACAGAAAGTGGTTAAGCGTGAGCATCGGCCTCCGGCTCCTCCTCTTGGCCGGCGTCTTGCGTCCTCACCGTCGTCTCGTTGCGCCGCGCTAAGATGATGGCGCCGACGAGTGCCGCCAAGAGGATCACCGAGACCACCTCGAAAGGCACCAGCGTCCCGCCCTGCACGCGCATCACCTCGCCGCTGCTCAAGGTCACCGTCTGACCGGGCAGGCGCAGGAGCTCGACGCCGAGCCGCTCGACGCCGAGCGCGGTCGGCCGCGGGGCGGCGGGCGTCAGCGCAACGACAAAGGCCAGGAGCACGGCGGTGAGCGGCAC is from Deinococcota bacterium and encodes:
- a CDS encoding NADH-quinone oxidoreductase subunit J gives rise to the protein MEGAFSPSLVAFYLICALVLGLAILAVTSANLVRAALALAFSFFAVAGIFWLLGSPFLAVLQLVINAGAIPIVTIFIVMMTHSRTSRLRTPVNALGALVLVVPLTAVLLAFVVALTPAAPRPTALGVERLGVELLRLPGQTVTLSSGEVMRVQGGTLVPFEVVSVILLAALVGAIILARRNETTVRTQDAGQEEEPEADAHA
- the nuoK gene encoding NADH-quinone oxidoreductase subunit NuoK, giving the protein MLTLNHFLSLSALLFAVGLYGVLTRRNLIAILIAIEVMLNAVLINFVAFGRYGDNAQGDLFALYVIAVAAAEVAVGLAIFLNVFRANGWVMVDVLRRMKG